tgGGAGGATGTAATGAAACAGCCAGTCGTTTTAAAAATTAACGCCAttatcccctattaactgcatttcCCATGTTTGTCTCTACTATTGTGGGTTgtcgggaggatttatttggggttttggagagttttgggatacgtAGTCCCTAAATGGGAGTTTAagtttagaatttggaccgtagtcagaacagtgtgaagacgaccacgaaatggaattctgttggttctgttagcttcgttggtgatttcgggcttaggggcgtgttcggattgtgttttggagctctgtagctaatttaggcttgaaatgccgaaagttgaattttttaagtttccggttcgatagaaagattttgatccgagagtcagaatggaattccggaagttggagtagctccgtaatgttgaatgtgacgtgtgtgcaaaatttcaggtcattcagaagaagtttgatagactttttcatTGAAAGCGTAAATTTAGAGTTTAGGAgttgttaggcttgaatccatgggtgattcatcgttttgatgttattttaggtgttttaaggatttgtATAAGTTTGTGACAATGGTACTAGACTTGTTTGCATTTTTGGGtcgaggtcccgggagcctcgggatGGTTTCGGAAGGTTGTCAGAAGAATTGGGATTTATTTGAGTAGCTTTAGCTACTGATCTTCTGTCATAACCTCACCTGCGCTTGGGTCTTGCAGGTGCGTAGCATCAGAAGCATCGGCATCATTGCAGAAGCAGAAAAGGGGAGGAACAGCAGGAGCCGCAGAAGAGGGAGCTTTACCGTTAAAATGATACCGCATCTGCGTTTGGGGAGTCGTAGGTGCAGAAAGCTGAGTTTAGTGATCTGTCACAGATGTGGCCTTTGTTTCGCAAAagcgggaccacaggtgcggtcccATGACCGCAGAAGTGGATTAGCTGGGCAGAATATATAAATAGTTGTCTTCGCAAATTTATGTTATTTTCACCTCTTTccaaacgggaagaagccttggggagcattttcaaaaGCAATTTTCATAGGAATTCGTTGGGATAAgatctttggtccctaaactcgttattgaggtgatttttatcattataagcatgaaaatttaaggaaaatcaatgGTAATTTGAGGGtagggcttgattaattagagacctttaagtgatgatttgagggaccatttgaggtccaattttggtactttttatatgtctgaactcgtgagagtgagaggattctggaaatgtaaattttacccgattctgaaaCGTAAGTCGGAaaggcgttttggtcattttacctaatttcgcgtattagcttagaatttctttgtagaatcagttacttgaaatgttatttacattgtgcaattaaattgaatagatttgggccatttggagttgagtgctcgtggcaagaacgtggtttcgggttgactttgagccggttcgaggtaagtggcttgcctaaccttgtgtaggggaactccccttaggatttggtatcattgatatttgaaatgccttgtacgtgaggtaacgagtgcgtacttgtgctaattgttgaaaaaccctattttctttaagtaattttaattgtgtttcttttttttcttatactacttgcaagttaagcttgttgttagcttagaaaagcatgtctaattgatttaattgtcttacttgctcaaactgccttatttggattatgtgcaacatgataggctagaaatacctgttttaccttggtatggaatttaaattgaattgtgtattcttcgtgttgttgttgtgtgtttactttgggactacaagacgatatccccgggagatccccctacacttTTACATTGAAACTACGGGACTATACCCGGTAAattccccctgtactgagtatttatatttgggactacggatcggtattccgggagatcccctcacATTataagttggactacgggatggtatcccgggagatccactggatatttatatttgggactacgtgacagtatcctgggagatcccgattgttatctctgtgttgagttgtatttctttctgtgtttactttgccccGGTAGTAGTTGTTGCTGTTATTTCTATCCTATGTTACCTTTACTGTTGTAGTTATTTATATTGTTTTGCTCTACAATGTTAAACCTTgtttttcatttaatctcagtaaggACCCaaccttcctcgttactacccgactgaggttaggcttggcacttactgagtaccgttgtggtgtactcataccctttctgcgcatatttttcatgtatagatccaggtatttcCATTCAGTTTCATCATCCCTGAAGCGAGACGACTCtcctagagacttcgaggtatatctgtcgcgttcgcagaccgaggagtccctttctattctctctttgagtattagcccttctgtacttatTTTGTTAgtcattctggagttagaacttgtagatattcaaaggcttgtggtttcatgagattttgggttttgaaaaatgtTGTTAGCTCagagagttgtattgtatatgtcgagcggcatcttaaatatTGTTTCCTTtcgttattttaattttttttaattatttcttccgcaaattatcTTATTTCCCGCATTTTTAGGTTTACccagtcgtaaagactaggtgccgtcacgatagttcacggaggtcgaactggggtcgtgacatctaCTTTCTCAACAGTAAGGACGTATTTGTATCGATAGTGAAATATGGAATAAACGTGGACAATTTGCTAAAGCAGAGGGTAAATATGCCTTTTTGCCCAAAAGAAAATGTGATTGTGGTTCCCAAAATCACATGACCCCTCCCAAAAGCTCTATCGGCACTTAATGAACTATAACTCATATAACTCCTAGTTATCTTATTCACTATATAGGCAAAATATTCTTAAGGATAATGTATGCACAACTCTAGCAAAATTCTATTGTACatattatttttttaacaaaTTCATCCATTCATATATAAAATTCCTTCAACACTGCCGGAATCGAAAATTTCACAATAGCTTATACCTATACTAATCATTGAAAATACATTCATAGAAGCAGACTGGCATACATCACAACATTATTTATTTCACATGCTGGCTAGCTAGAACAAGCCAATATTGCCAAATCGTCATCActcaacacaaacacaaacattatatatatatatatatatatatatatatatatatatatatatatatatatatatatatatatatatatgtatatgtatatgtatacctTCAACATAGAACTTCTATTTCTTGAGAAGGTGACCTTCTACATCTTTGGTGATATCAATGACCACACCCATGAAAGCAAGGGGCTCAGGGGTATCTTCAGTTTTCTTCTCGTACACAAATGTCCATGTAGTCCACTGGTCTTCAATAGATATGCTAATAATGAAGGAATTATACAATTCTAATAAATCTCCTTCAATTACTTTCCAAGTGCCTGATTTCTTCTGAGGATCGGTGGCTTCAATTATATGCTTCATAAACTTCTCTCTTCCATCTATAAtcattaaaatacaaaaataatatttaaCTGACCAATTTCTCATAAAAGATATAAATATTTACAAAataatatcttcatatttcttttctgcctttgttttttattttcatttctacAAAAATTATCCGAATGGAATTATTTTTATGAATCTCAAAAGAATTATTAAGCAATGATAATAATATAAAGTGattataaataataataataacaatttatGAAACTTTTGAGTGACAAAGATTAATAATAATGTCAAAGCGTTTGTTGGAGCAAGCAAAGTAAAATTAACAGTTAACATAGTTTTAACTGAGAAAATGACTTCCACCTACAagtgaaaagaatttttttttccttttctcaaaatatttcttGGAAAATGACCTCCgtaatttttatatatagagAAAGAGAGGCAGGTGGGGATGTGTGTTACCTTCGTTATATATCTCGCTAGCAACCAAACCAACCTTTCCGATTTCACCTTCATGAATCTCAAAATGTTTGATTTTACTAGGGGTTATGTTGGGTATAAGATGAGTATTAATGTGAAAAATATCATAAACAGAATGTCCTTCACACTTCACCTCCATTGAAACAATCAACTTTCCATTCACACCCATATTTTCTTCTCCTAGGAATAGCAATAAGTTGTGAAAATTAAATAAGTGGTGAGAAAATGTTCAGAACTTGAATATATCATGTATTTTAAAAAAGCAATATCTTTATCAGACAAGTGGTAATTAAAGTTTTAGTTACATGTGTTGCATGTATTTTCTATTACAAGAGACAACAAAAATTCAGTGCAATCTCACAAAGTAAGGTCGGGATAAGATAAAACGTACGCAGACCTTAACCTTACTTTGTAAATGTAGAGAAACTATTTCCGAtaaaccctcggctcaagaaaaaaataaaaagaaacggACACAGCAAATGGTAACAACAAGAAGATAAGGTGGTAAGAGAGTTGCATGTGTTTTCTATCAATAAAAAATGTATAGAAGAAAAATAAACTATTGTAAAATAGCAATTAATCTTAAAATTAATGCAATATTtgtttaaatgatgaaaatgaatgtTATTACGTTGATACAGTAGCTGAATTCAATATTTTCCAAATATGCAAAGACGATGAATATATGATATACAAATATTCTAATTGTTGAATTTCACCTAATATTTCTTTGTAAACGATATTCTTGGTATGTGTACTCCTTCTGTCGCATCGGTGTTGTCTCATGATTAAAAGTTTTTGTTAACATTAAAAAAACTgtgttgaaagtgcaacatatTATTGCCTACATGAAAAATCTTGTTATGCACAATATCTTGTGCTAACGTAATTAAGGATTCTTTGGacagttttagaaaaataatgtGACTTTTTAGAAATTAAGAAATATATTAATTAAGATGTTATATGCAATGTATCTTGTGCTAACCTAATTAACAGACTCTTTAAACAATTTGTTTTTGGGGCGACTTTTTCAAAAACTACAGAAATATTACAAATGCTGAACGAAAGAGCAGTTTTATGCATATTTTATTAGAACAAACATAAAATGCCCTATTGTAAGGAGATGATTTAACATTTAAAAAGTCTGAGACTTTGTCACATTTTTTGGTACAACGCAAACCAAATAGAGCTATATGCTCCCTTCGCACTTCACTAGACTGTCAAACCCTTTTGAGATTGATTGATATAGATTGATAAGGGAGGTAGATTTGTCACCAAGGGAATtcattaaaaaaagaagaagaaaagttaaccacctttaatatatatacataaaaagaaTTTTAATCTTATATACATAGTATAATTTCTCAGTCACGTCACGATAAGATAGTGCAATTAACGCCTCAACTTTATGGCATTATATGGAAATCCTATCTCATGAAAACTGTAAAGAGAGTTTAAACCTAATAAATGGTCAAACCCATACATAAAACAGAGGAATGctattacaacccatatccacatgtgttagttcatgacatatattagttaacataaatccaaaaaggaattatctttgagatgataagaagtcaatcctattggtcttaagtgatacaagagtgtataagggtgattaaccagtattagaagttaaacgaatcaaggatgttgtaactcgtattttcaggtaatctagcggtgcttaatacactcaagaggtcatttattaaggtattttaatcatataatatccgtatcataagtcttgaagtcaaacgagttatgaaacaaaagtcgacaaaagttgtcgcaacttaggttcataattttacttaaacattaggtcaaatgtttctaatcttttctcataatttacaaggaattacggggtgatctaccaaccaaattaaagatctatgagtctagtttccaacgcattaaaccgttcatcgatacgatctcggagtagagagatattcacattttcgcgagactgcgccaagcacctctctatggggcccactaagtcggtttaagatatttggacctatataggatgcctccaacccattttaagtcatttcttttcactattttcagaccttagaaccctaggaacatcctctcaaggttctctcaagattcaagacccaaaaaaagggcaaacaacacaaatcaagtgtcgggaattccgtggcgctagtaagtctcttgttcttcttgttgttgctcatttttgtgtcgtttcagctcgtgtgggaggtagcattggagggatatttca
This genomic stretch from Nicotiana sylvestris chromosome 9, ASM39365v2, whole genome shotgun sequence harbors:
- the LOC104226843 gene encoding kirola-like, which encodes MGVNGKLIVSMEVKCEGHSVYDIFHINTHLIPNITPSKIKHFEIHEGEIGKVGLVASEIYNEDGREKFMKHIIEATDPQKKSGTWKVIEGDLLELYNSFIISISIEDQWTTWTFVYEKKTEDTPEPLAFMGVVIDITKDVEGHLLKK